In Deltaproteobacteria bacterium, a single window of DNA contains:
- a CDS encoding cytochrome c biogenesis protein ResB, translated as MFRSEEKKGLTFWSSIVFHISMMVIVAVFSIAELTQFDAMALLPQDVDVDAQGSTFVTVAPSPLARAVPAINLRMEWLKTKYDEGNIASERDAMLHVNFVKDGEHFSLSRVIGVNRPAGMEGYQFMLIGGGVTPLFKVRDKDGKVLFEQYIKISEDFMAESPIDMPGSGLYMQARFFPDLEERGQYTYGTKSLGMNNPAFGLRIVDGREPFKEAWRGVLKPGEKARIGNLTLEFADLKQIAIVRITSDTTYWSVFSMWVLVMSALVIRYGPGIFRPERN; from the coding sequence GTGTTCAGATCTGAAGAGAAAAAGGGTCTGACGTTCTGGAGTTCCATCGTATTTCATATTTCCATGATGGTTATAGTAGCCGTGTTCTCGATTGCGGAGTTGACGCAATTCGATGCGATGGCATTACTTCCGCAGGATGTGGATGTTGATGCGCAGGGTTCCACTTTTGTCACGGTTGCGCCGAGCCCTTTGGCTCGCGCAGTTCCAGCGATAAATTTAAGGATGGAGTGGTTAAAGACCAAGTACGATGAGGGGAACATCGCCAGTGAGCGCGATGCCATGTTGCATGTGAATTTCGTGAAGGACGGCGAACACTTCTCTTTATCCCGTGTTATCGGAGTAAACAGGCCGGCAGGCATGGAAGGGTACCAGTTTATGCTTATAGGAGGCGGTGTGACGCCGCTTTTCAAGGTCAGAGATAAGGACGGCAAGGTGCTTTTTGAGCAATATATCAAGATATCGGAGGATTTTATGGCGGAATCGCCGATAGATATGCCGGGGAGCGGTTTGTACATGCAGGCCAGGTTCTTTCCCGACCTGGAGGAGCGCGGTCAGTATACTTATGGAACTAAGTCGCTTGGCATGAACAATCCGGCGTTCGGGTTGAGGATAGTTGACGGGCGTGAGCCATTTAAGGAAGCATGGCGCGGCGTGTTGAAACCTGGTGAGAAGGCCAGGATAGGCAATTTGACTCTCGAGTTCGCGGATTTAAAGCAGATAGCCATCGTCAGGATCACGTCCGACACTACTTATTGGAGTGTTTTTAGCATGTGGGTTCTTGTAATGAGCGCTTTGGTCATACGGTACGGTCCCGGGATATTCAGGCCGGAACGTAATTGA
- a CDS encoding cytochrome c3 family protein, whose amino-acid sequence MAYFYFASSAEATGGAYPNTKHGGSTAVDAGVWCPAAPCGVDRTFGGEYGYYSDAADGGKYQAGECSHCHDLHMSFGGSEQKPTNASAPTTDTTTTPDMYSLFAPGTREYCYYCHETMSLGMPPDPAKTGWGYWRVYQGKTKYDASAHVTSGNMKWPGANAALSGNITTFPRNFNRNALGLNAGDCVNCHTPHGMQGDGVAATTYDTTTIASANQTVAAARPDITTNYLIPRMLVAWEEALCLNCHRSAGTGGTTATPDIATQLPKLSGHPIDDLTLVGRHRTSEYNDVTTTGQIAGVQWNSIAAGTRHSECVDCHNPHVAQAITVTSPAGINADRTNYTKAQRSAEMIRIRGPLLGSWGAKPATHVGVYASLGAGFFAANWPAPAAAGYPYPTTGWVTSYSKVSFDSVSGTDMYEAYLCLKCHSYFAFGAAGPAATVTTGSGTYPQTEVTRDFNPRNLGYHPVFNRGQNRPGALNATFDTAFNNARGIYLDSYITCTDCHASDVQTDPRGPHGSANAYLLRGNEAGGVSTWLCYNCHLQAVYGSTGGAGPGLPSHVIHPPDNTRLDVYAAAKLPTAPMPAIGCMNCHGGGRFGGIHGSNEPVAFGVSSRGSRLINGAAWTGWNGTAAAPACWTIANTGVIAGYTNYTLCTQNHGAAANNNGYTYTYTPVNYDP is encoded by the coding sequence GTGGCGTATTTTTATTTTGCTTCTAGCGCCGAGGCAACAGGCGGCGCATACCCGAATACCAAACACGGCGGCAGCACTGCCGTTGACGCTGGAGTATGGTGCCCTGCGGCCCCTTGCGGTGTTGACAGGACGTTTGGCGGCGAGTACGGCTATTATAGCGATGCTGCCGATGGCGGTAAATATCAAGCAGGTGAGTGTAGCCATTGTCATGATTTGCACATGTCCTTTGGCGGTTCGGAGCAGAAACCAACCAATGCCAGCGCCCCTACTACCGATACAACGACAACGCCTGACATGTATTCCCTTTTTGCGCCAGGTACCAGGGAATATTGCTATTATTGCCATGAGACCATGAGCCTTGGCATGCCGCCGGATCCCGCAAAGACAGGCTGGGGGTACTGGCGTGTATATCAGGGCAAGACAAAGTATGACGCGTCCGCGCACGTAACAAGCGGCAATATGAAGTGGCCCGGCGCCAATGCCGCGTTAAGCGGCAATATAACCACATTCCCGAGGAACTTTAACCGCAATGCCCTTGGCTTAAATGCCGGGGATTGCGTAAACTGTCATACTCCTCATGGCATGCAGGGCGACGGTGTGGCTGCGACGACATACGATACAACCACTATCGCTTCGGCGAACCAGACGGTTGCCGCTGCCCGCCCGGATATAACAACGAATTATTTGATACCGAGGATGCTTGTTGCGTGGGAAGAGGCCCTTTGTCTTAACTGCCACAGGTCCGCTGGAACAGGCGGCACCACGGCTACCCCTGATATCGCAACGCAGCTTCCAAAGCTCAGCGGACATCCAATAGATGATCTCACCCTGGTTGGCAGACACCGTACGAGCGAATATAATGATGTTACAACTACCGGGCAGATAGCCGGTGTGCAGTGGAACAGTATTGCCGCAGGAACGAGGCATTCCGAGTGCGTTGACTGTCATAACCCGCACGTTGCGCAGGCAATAACCGTTACTTCGCCGGCTGGCATTAATGCCGATAGGACTAATTATACGAAAGCCCAGCGCAGTGCCGAAATGATAAGGATAAGGGGGCCGCTGCTTGGCTCTTGGGGCGCAAAGCCGGCCACTCATGTCGGTGTTTACGCGAGCCTCGGCGCCGGGTTCTTCGCCGCAAACTGGCCTGCACCTGCGGCTGCCGGGTATCCTTATCCGACAACCGGGTGGGTCACGAGCTATTCAAAGGTTTCTTTCGACAGTGTGAGCGGCACTGACATGTATGAGGCGTATCTCTGTCTCAAGTGCCATTCGTACTTTGCGTTTGGCGCTGCTGGCCCGGCGGCCACTGTTACTACCGGAAGCGGTACTTATCCGCAGACCGAGGTAACAAGGGACTTTAATCCGAGAAACTTAGGCTACCATCCGGTGTTCAATCGTGGCCAGAACAGGCCCGGGGCTCTAAATGCCACATTCGATACAGCGTTCAATAACGCGCGTGGAATATATCTGGATAGTTATATAACGTGCACTGATTGTCATGCAAGCGATGTGCAGACTGATCCGAGAGGGCCGCACGGTTCCGCGAACGCGTATCTTCTAAGAGGTAATGAAGCAGGAGGTGTTTCAACATGGCTCTGTTATAATTGCCATTTGCAGGCTGTTTACGGTTCCACTGGTGGAGCGGGCCCAGGGTTGCCAAGTCACGTCATACATCCGCCGGATAATACTCGGCTTGATGTATATGCTGCTGCCAAGCTGCCTACTGCCCCGATGCCTGCAATAGGATGCATGAATTGCCACGGCGGCGGCAGGTTTGGCGGCATACACGGCAGCAACGAGCCGGTTGCTTTTGGCGTATCATCGCGTGGAAGTAGATTGATTAATGGGGCAGCATGGACTGGCTGGAACGGGACGGCTGCGGCACCGGCTTGCTGGACAATCGCCAATACAGGTGTCATAGCCGGTTATACGAACTATACCTTGTGCACTCAAAACCATGGTGCTGCTGCAAACAACAATGGCTATACATATACTTACACGCCTGTTAATTACGATCCGTAA
- the ccsA gene encoding cytochrome c biogenesis protein CcsA: MLRILEGICLWAGVTGYTVSFVLALAALVFRKDKYYAHSWLASVGALVLHTLTIAIRWVESGHAPVLWTYEHALFSSWFIALIMVLFAWRLPSVRVMGVVVAPVILLVLGYGLMSHGTATEPLPPPYKGNWLWLHVFFAWIAYSAFTVSAGSAILQLLKASGKMAWTRRLPDEKTLDDLTFRIICFGFIGLTFEMGAGALWAYGLWGRYWGWDRMETWTLVSWFIYAIYLHLRAIHGWRGQRMAWVAILGYIVMFVAFGGLAMMKGLHAPLL, encoded by the coding sequence ATGTTGAGAATCCTGGAAGGCATATGTCTCTGGGCAGGTGTTACGGGATATACCGTGAGCTTTGTTCTCGCGCTCGCGGCACTTGTTTTCAGAAAAGATAAGTATTATGCTCACTCTTGGCTTGCGAGCGTAGGTGCGCTTGTTTTGCATACCCTGACGATAGCTATACGCTGGGTTGAGTCGGGGCATGCGCCGGTGCTCTGGACCTACGAGCATGCGTTGTTTTCGAGCTGGTTTATAGCGTTGATAATGGTCTTGTTCGCATGGAGGCTTCCATCTGTCAGGGTGATGGGCGTGGTTGTTGCGCCAGTGATATTGCTCGTGCTCGGCTACGGTCTCATGAGCCATGGCACGGCGACAGAGCCGCTGCCGCCGCCTTATAAGGGCAATTGGCTGTGGCTGCATGTGTTCTTCGCGTGGATAGCCTATAGCGCCTTTACCGTCTCAGCTGGCAGCGCGATACTGCAGCTTTTGAAGGCCAGCGGCAAAATGGCATGGACAAGGCGCTTGCCCGATGAGAAAACGCTCGACGACCTCACCTTCAGGATAATCTGTTTCGGTTTTATCGGCCTTACTTTCGAGATGGGGGCCGGCGCCCTTTGGGCTTACGGGCTCTGGGGAAGGTATTGGGGCTGGGACAGGATGGAAACATGGACGCTTGTGTCGTGGTTCATATACGCCATATATCTTCATTTAAGGGCCATTCACGGCTGGAGAGGGCAGCGCATGGCCTGGGTGGCTATTCTTGGCTACATCGTCATGTTCGTGGCCTTTGGCGGCCTTGCCATGATGAAGGGGCTGCACGCGCCGCTTTTGTGA